From the genome of Saprospiraceae bacterium:
GTAAACCTTGCGTCATGAATACCAGTGCATTTATGGACGCTCCCAGGAGGTTGTGGTGATGGTACTTTTGATCAGATTCCTCCTGTGCATAGTTTGGGGAATCGCTATTTTATCGTGCGCACTCAGGGAAATTCCATCAGCGAGCAATCTACCATAGTGGCTACAGAAGACAGAACGGCTATAACAATCAATCGATATAATGCAGCGGTGGTTTTAACATCAACAATGAATATCCTAGCATCTGCCGGAAATTTTTTGACGATCGCGAATGGCGATGGAACAACACCTTTTCCGTGGCCGAAATTGCAAGTGATCAAAAACTGGCTGTATTTACCGGTTCAGCTCAATCTTGTGAAGTGGATATATCAACAAGCTTTCCAGTTTCTTCTCCTGTAATGGATCTAATTTTAGAAACAACCCAATTCAAAGCATATAGAGGAAATGACCTGCCTTATTTTGTTATATCCTGCTCGAAGATGCGAATGCAAGTCAATTTTAATGGCTCAGATTTAGAATCAATTGTTGCGAACCGCAAACAAATCGGAAGAACCAACTGGTATATGATCAATTTCAACAGCAACCAGGTGGGTAATCCTCAAACCATTTCCATTTCGAGTTCCATAAAAATTATATGTACCATCATACAAATTGGTGGTGGCTTTTCCAATGTCGGCTACTTTTTTTCCAATCTCATTGACCAGCCAGCTCTGCCAAATGTTTTGTACCTGAAGCAAGGTGATTGTCCAACGGGTTCTGCTCTGCTTACGGCAGGCAGTAATGGCGCACAATATCAATGGTATCTGGATGGAAAGCTTATTTCCGGAGCCACCGATAGTTTCTTTCTGGCTACGCAAGCCGGCGTTTATCACATAAGCGAACTTTTACCTTGTGGCGAATATCAGGAATCGGCTCCGGTATCTGTTGTGTTTGACAGCATTCTAACGGACGTTCGTATGTTGAAACTTGTGGTGTTTATACATGGCATGATTCTACTTATACGGAAAGTGGAACATATACGATCCTGACACAAAATGTCAAAGGTTTGTGATAGCTTGGCAAATCTTGATTTGTTGATCCATAAAACTTCACAAACTGCTTTATATGAAGTTTCTTCGAAAAATTTACCTGGCCAGCCCGGGGTGAAACTTATGACCAAAGTGGAATCTATCGCGATACCCTTGTCCAATCAATTTGGATGTGATAGTATTCTCATTTTGAATTTGAATATTCTTCAATCCCAGCTTCGAAGTTCTCCATACAGAAGCCTGTAAATCTTATTATTGGCCCGTCTCGGACTTCAATATGATCAAACGGGTGTTTTACCGCGATACCTGGTCAATAGTGTAGGTTGTGATTCAATTCTGGAATTGCAATTGGAAATATCGAAGCCATCTTTTCAAAACTTATCAATTCGATCATGCAAAGACTACACCTGGCCCGTCAATGGAAAAAGTACGATCAAGTGGGGCATATACAGATTTACTTTTGACAGTCGATGGCTGTGATTCGATTTAATGCTTGATTTGGTGATCCTGAGTGAAAATAGAATTGAAGACACGATTCGAACTTGCGGTTCTTTCCGGTGGCATGCTAACGATCACTAGTGATATTCAAAAGTGGAACTTATACCGAATTGTTTAAAAATACAAATGGTTGTGATTCCGCGTCCTGCATTTGAATATACTGGAAATGAGCAGTGATACCGTGCGGATCGGTCAATATAATTAATACCAGTGGCCCCTCAATGGCCGCGATTTTTTATAAAAGCAGGCTTTGTAAGGATACCCTTCAAAATCATTTGGGTTGATTCTGTTGTCTTGTTAAATCTGGCGATTTATC
Proteins encoded in this window:
- a CDS encoding IgGFc-binding protein — protein: MHLWTLPGGCGDGTFDQIPPVHSLGNRYFIVRTQGNSISEQSTIVATEDRTAITINRYNAAVVLTSTMNILASAGNFLTIANGDGTTPFPWPKLQVIKNWLYLPVQLNLVKWIYQQAFQFLLL